GGAGCGGATCGAGTGCGGCGAGCAGGTGTTCGACAGGGTGTGGCATGGGGGCCAGTGTGCCCAGCGGGGCCGCTGGGGAGATAGCGGATTTCGCGGTGCCCGCGTACGGCAGAGAGCCCGGGCAGCCGTCGTACGGCCGCCCGGGCTCTGGTGTGCGCCGCAGCGCGCCGGTTACACCGGCATGGGCACGGACACGAACCGCTTGCCCGATTCGTTCTCGACCACGACCTCCTTGACGTCGGTCGGGTCCACCGCCGCCGAGCCGTCCAGCGAGGCGCCCTTGCCCTCGCCGTTCTGGATGCCGACGACCCAGCTGCCCGCGGTCGTGCGCTTGCCGTCCTTCCCGACGACGATCAGCAGGCAGCGCTCCCCCGGCGGGATCCCCGCCACGGCCGCGTGCACCCGGACCCACTTGGCCGCCGGTGTGACCTGTACGGTCATCCGCGCATTGGTGCGCACGTCGGTCGCCGAGGCCACCTTCGTACCCGCCGGCGGCGGCGAAGGCTGTGCCGAGACCGACGGTGTGGGCGGCGGTGGCAGGGCCACCTGCGTGCCGTCCGCCGAGCCCAACTGCGCCCCGGCCCAGAACACGGCGGCCAGCGAGGCCGCCGCGGCCAGTCCTGTGATGCCCCATCGTCGGCGCCGCTCGCCCGACGCCTCGTTGCGCATCTGCCGCAGCGTGCGCTGGAGCAGCAGATCACCGCCCTGCGGCGGTCCGTCGAGG
The Streptomyces sp. NBC_01296 DNA segment above includes these coding regions:
- a CDS encoding anti-sigma factor, which gives rise to MNRQRHEEELLGPYVLGVLEAEDVRRVEEHMSGCVQCREEVAALREMEAALGEVPAEAFLDGPPQGGDLLLQRTLRQMRNEASGERRRRWGITGLAAAASLAAVFWAGAQLGSADGTQVALPPPPTPSVSAQPSPPPAGTKVASATDVRTNARMTVQVTPAAKWVRVHAAVAGIPPGERCLLIVVGKDGKRTTAGSWVVGIQNGEGKGASLDGSAAVDPTDVKEVVVENESGKRFVSVPMPV